The Clostridia bacterium genomic interval TTCCCATGGTCGCTGGTAATTATGATCAGGGTCTCTGCCAAATCAGTATGGGCGATCAGGGCACCACAAAAGGCATCTAGTCGCTCCAAAAGCTCCCGGGCTCGGGACAAATCTTGTGCATGGGCAGCCACATCGGTTTGAAAGAACTCAAACAAGGTAAAATCGTAATCCCTGGCTAAGGCCGCTAGATTCGTGCCCGACTGTTCGGGGGTGTAAATGGGCACGTCATACTTCTGTTCCACCAAGAACTGGTTGGTGATGTCCTGGAAAACGGCCTGCCCAGCCAACAAATCCTTGAGGGTCCGCATGGGAAGCTTGGCGCTCAAGGTCATGTAGGTGGAGGCGGAAATAGGAAATTCCTCCAGGTTGGGAGCCTCAACTACAAAGGGGCGAAAGGCGTTGGCGTAAGTAGGGCGCTTGCCCAAGCGCAAGAGCTTCTGGAATATGCTCTCGGTAGCCAAAAGCTGCCGCAGCGAGTGGTCGGGAAAACCGCGCAAATGACGACCAATGTACCGGGAAGCATTTACCCCGGTCCAAAGGGTGCACTGCCCGGTGGCGCTCTGGGGTATACCGGGAACGCCTAGGCTAGCATCGATGGGCAACATCAAGGCCCGATCGGTAATTATGGTCCCGCGATCCCGGTAAAGGTGGTGTCCACCCACCAGAGCATCCCAAGCCGGGGTGCGAGCGCTAACATAGGGGTTAGTTTCAGGGTCCTCAACCCCTAGGCCCCACCCGTCGATAAACACCATAATGGTGCGCATGATCCTTCCCGCCTTCCTTGCGTAGCCAAATGCCAGCACATAACTTACGCTGGTGGCCGCTTTGGCCACTTCATCTTTGGCCACGACCGGCCAGCTATTTAGCTCCAGGACTAACCGTATTTGCTACTTAGGGCGCTCCGGCCCATTTTTTAGAGACATGGGGGTTTCCCCTAAGATAAAAGCGCAACAACCAGTCGGCCGCTTGAGAAATGCCGATCCGGGGCGCAGCTACGATCTCGTCATCACTTACAGTATAGCCAGAATCGCCATAGAAGCCAATTGGCCCCTCGACCACACTAGAACCGTTGAGCTCCTTGGTTATTCCTAAAGCCTGAACTAGCCGCCCGGGACCGCTGGCCAAGAGCCGCTCCTGTTTTACTCGGCGGTGTTTAAACATGATGTCTAAACCTATCAGCGGCTCGAGCGCCCGCAGCAATACAGCTTCTGGCCGGTCGTCACTAGCAGTGGTAACGTTGAAGCAGTAGTGCATACCATAGATCTGGTAAATGTAAGCATAGCCAGCAGGACCAAACATCACTTGATTGCGAGGGGTCAGGCCTCGGGCCGAATGGCAGGCCGGGTCCTCAGGGCCTACGTAGGCCTCGGTCTCCACCACCCTTCCGCCCACCAGGCCTTTCGGCGAGCAATAGATCATCAGTTTGCCCAATAGCTCCCGGGCCACAGTCACCGTGTCCCGAGCAAAAAAGTCCCGGCCCAACCTAACTCCGCTTGTGGGCATCAAGCCAAACCTCAAGGTCGGATAGGTTCCAGGCATTGATCACTTGATCCTTTTCCAGCCACCCCCGCCGCCCGGTAATCACCCCAAAGCGTATGTCTTCTAGGCGGGCCGCGTCATGGGCGTCGGTGTTGATGGCAATTTTTATTCCCAGCTCCTTGGCAGCGCGGACGTATTCACTATTTAGATCCAGCCGGTCCGGAGAAGAATTGATTTCCAGGGCGGTATTGGTCTTTTGGGCCAGTTCCAAGACCCGCTCCATGTCCA includes:
- a CDS encoding alkaline phosphatase family protein, coding for MAKDEVAKAATSVSYVLAFGYARKAGRIMRTIMVFIDGWGLGVEDPETNPYVSARTPAWDALVGGHHLYRDRGTIITDRALMLPIDASLGVPGIPQSATGQCTLWTGVNASRYIGRHLRGFPDHSLRQLLATESIFQKLLRLGKRPTYANAFRPFVVEAPNLEEFPISASTYMTLSAKLPMRTLKDLLAGQAVFQDITNQFLVEQKYDVPIYTPEQSGTNLAALARDYDFTLFEFFQTDVAAHAQDLSRARELLERLDAFCGALIAHTDLAETLIIITSDHGNIEDLSVKDHTLNPVPLLAVGRDHLTARGRVQSLVEVTPWIIERLVETKGESVAYGSS
- a CDS encoding DNA-3-methyladenine glycosylase translates to MPTSGVRLGRDFFARDTVTVARELLGKLMIYCSPKGLVGGRVVETEAYVGPEDPACHSARGLTPRNQVMFGPAGYAYIYQIYGMHYCFNVTTASDDRPEAVLLRALEPLIGLDIMFKHRRVKQERLLASGPGRLVQALGITKELNGSSVVEGPIGFYGDSGYTVSDDEIVAAPRIGISQAADWLLRFYLRGNPHVSKKWAGAP